The Halalkalibacter krulwichiae genome has a segment encoding these proteins:
- a CDS encoding ABC transporter permease has protein sequence MNVMENIRIAFRSIYSHKMRSVLTMLGIIIGVASVIIVVAIGRGGEELLKKQIAGDHNTSEIYFSPTDEEIRANPNIWNEPAFSLTDIRELEKIEEVVNVVASSMEYSTITYRTEILDASVIGINQPYLNVHHLNIFEGLSFQTGDFLAGKRVALISHAVAEEFFPDETAVGQIIRIGDQPVEVIGVLEPATGLLAFNVSEVYIPWETWRNIKGSNDFGQVTIQASSLDQLQVAGEKATELLNQLNGTSEAYEVLNMEEIASGIGQVTRIMTLIIGGIAGISLFVGGIGVMNIMLVSVTERTREIGIRKSLGATRQQILLQFLIESIILTLIGGVLGVGLGIAVASVISLLLGWPSLLSLPIVIGALLFSMAIGVLFGLLPANKAAKLNPIESLRFE, from the coding sequence ATGAATGTCATGGAAAACATTCGAATAGCCTTTCGTTCGATTTACTCACATAAAATGCGATCGGTTTTGACAATGCTAGGAATTATTATAGGAGTAGCTTCTGTCATTATCGTCGTAGCTATAGGTCGTGGCGGAGAGGAGTTATTAAAGAAACAGATTGCTGGCGATCATAACACGAGTGAAATTTACTTTTCACCAACAGATGAGGAAATAAGGGCCAATCCAAATATTTGGAACGAGCCAGCGTTTTCGTTAACTGATATACGAGAGTTAGAGAAGATTGAAGAAGTTGTCAATGTAGTCGCTTCGAGTATGGAATATAGTACGATTACCTATCGTACAGAGATATTAGATGCTTCTGTTATTGGAATTAACCAGCCTTATCTGAATGTCCATCATTTAAACATATTCGAAGGGCTCTCTTTTCAAACTGGGGATTTCTTAGCTGGTAAGAGGGTAGCTCTTATATCTCATGCGGTTGCAGAGGAATTCTTTCCGGATGAAACAGCAGTTGGGCAAATTATTCGTATAGGAGACCAACCCGTTGAGGTTATAGGTGTGTTGGAACCGGCTACTGGGTTATTGGCATTTAATGTGTCAGAAGTGTATATACCTTGGGAAACTTGGCGCAATATAAAGGGATCGAACGACTTTGGTCAAGTTACGATTCAAGCTAGCAGCTTAGATCAGTTGCAAGTCGCAGGAGAAAAAGCGACAGAGCTTCTAAATCAGTTAAATGGTACAAGCGAAGCTTATGAAGTGTTGAATATGGAAGAAATAGCAAGCGGCATTGGACAAGTTACTCGAATCATGACACTAATCATCGGTGGAATAGCAGGGATCTCCTTGTTTGTTGGCGGGATCGGTGTGATGAATATTATGCTTGTTTCCGTAACAGAAAGAACAAGGGAAATTGGAATTCGTAAATCATTAGGTGCTACCCGGCAACAAATTCTGCTGCAATTCCTTATTGAATCGATCATTTTAACATTAATAGGTGGAGTTCTAGGAGTCGGACTGGGGATAGCGGTAGCAAGCGTTATTTCCCTTCTATTAGGTTGGCCCTCTTTACTATCACTTCCAATCGTAATAGGTGCGCTGTTATTCTCGATGGCTATTGGAGTTCTCTTTGGGTTATTGCCAGCTAATAAAGCAGCGAAGTTGAATCCGATTGAGTCTTTGCGGTTTGAGTAG
- a CDS encoding ABC transporter ATP-binding protein: protein MIRLEDVTKSFRLGPNQFPVLSNINLEIEKGAFLSIMGPSGSGKSTIMNLLGCLDQPTEGENWLEGQKISELSEVDLANIRNRKIGFIFQQFHLLPRLSVQKNVELPMVYAGVRRKEREERAKWALEKVGLIEKCAFLPSALSGGQKQRVAIARSIVNQPAIILADEPTGALDTKTSESIMELLSDLNKEGATIAIVTHELEVAEYTDRTIFVRDGKIVEAQD, encoded by the coding sequence ATGATTAGACTGGAAGATGTAACAAAGTCGTTTCGCCTCGGTCCCAATCAGTTTCCTGTCTTATCAAACATTAATCTTGAAATAGAAAAAGGCGCCTTCTTATCAATAATGGGTCCCTCGGGTTCTGGAAAGTCGACAATTATGAATTTGCTTGGCTGTTTGGATCAGCCCACAGAGGGAGAAAATTGGTTGGAAGGTCAAAAAATTAGTGAGTTGAGTGAAGTCGACTTGGCTAACATTCGGAACCGGAAAATTGGCTTCATCTTTCAACAGTTTCATCTCTTACCGCGGTTAAGCGTACAGAAAAATGTTGAATTACCTATGGTTTATGCCGGTGTGAGAAGAAAAGAACGAGAAGAGCGAGCGAAGTGGGCGCTTGAAAAAGTGGGATTGATCGAAAAGTGCGCATTCTTACCGAGCGCTCTTTCTGGTGGACAAAAACAACGTGTGGCGATTGCAAGATCAATTGTCAATCAACCAGCTATTATTCTTGCCGATGAACCTACAGGTGCACTTGATACAAAAACGAGTGAATCGATCATGGAGCTGTTATCAGATTTGAACAAAGAAGGAGCAACCATTGCCATTGTAACGCATGAGCTTGAAGTAGCTGAGTACACGGATCGAACGATTTTTGTACGTGATGGAAAAATAGTTGAAGCTCAAGACTAA
- a CDS encoding efflux RND transporter periplasmic adaptor subunit, producing the protein MNKKKILIFVGVGLAISLFIWNGVMKTNASGTVTVKTVNPEMIEVVNEVMIPGKVELLKKETILNNPELGGEYQLLVEDGDKVEQGTPLVRYSNRNIKMDQELLELQIESGYLRINHIERQEKQLAEEKERAYNEMGKEETEKQFQAETDQLRLDKRMANLDLRQLLIQRDELNKLEENLTVHSDAKGKVMIPDSNSQSDKLLEIVADEFVVTGFLSEYDSILLAEGQDVRIASDMFPGEEWQGSVHQIGYFPIEDSLLGGETAMVQYPITVKINKGKTELLKPGYQMIMNVVLEEKEALTIPSEAIEQTNEEAFVYVMEEGRTVKRNIEIGITERNVFEVTKGLSTDDQVILHDSVITEGMAVESHD; encoded by the coding sequence ATGAATAAGAAGAAGATTCTGATCTTTGTTGGTGTTGGCTTAGCGATAAGCCTTTTTATATGGAATGGTGTTATGAAAACAAATGCAAGCGGAACAGTAACGGTTAAAACGGTCAATCCTGAAATGATAGAGGTAGTAAATGAAGTGATGATTCCTGGCAAAGTAGAGTTACTAAAGAAAGAAACGATCCTCAACAATCCGGAACTTGGCGGGGAATATCAACTGCTCGTTGAAGATGGAGATAAAGTAGAACAAGGAACTCCTTTAGTCCGCTATTCTAATAGAAATATAAAGATGGATCAAGAATTGTTAGAGCTTCAAATAGAGTCAGGGTATCTTCGTATTAATCATATTGAACGCCAAGAAAAACAATTAGCTGAAGAAAAAGAACGGGCCTATAACGAAATGGGAAAAGAAGAGACAGAGAAGCAGTTTCAGGCTGAAACAGACCAACTCCGTTTAGATAAAAGAATGGCAAATCTTGATTTACGTCAACTTTTGATCCAACGTGATGAGTTAAACAAATTAGAAGAGAATCTGACGGTACATAGTGACGCGAAAGGAAAAGTGATGATCCCAGATTCGAATAGCCAATCAGACAAACTGCTAGAGATCGTGGCAGATGAATTTGTCGTTACAGGATTTCTTAGTGAATATGACTCTATTTTGTTAGCTGAAGGTCAAGATGTCCGAATTGCTTCAGACATGTTTCCAGGTGAAGAATGGCAAGGATCTGTTCATCAAATTGGTTACTTTCCCATTGAAGACAGTCTATTAGGGGGAGAGACGGCCATGGTTCAGTACCCTATAACAGTAAAAATCAACAAAGGCAAAACAGAATTATTAAAGCCCGGTTATCAAATGATTATGAACGTGGTTCTTGAGGAAAAGGAAGCATTAACGATCCCAAGTGAAGCGATCGAACAAACGAATGAAGAAGCCTTTGTCTATGTAATGGAAGAGGGCCGAACTGTTAAGCGCAACATTGAAATTGGAATTACAGAGAGGAATGTATTTGAAGTGACGAAGGGCCTTAGTACAGACGATCAAGTTATTCTTCATGATAGTGTGATAACAGAAGGGATGGCAGTAGAGTCACATGATTAG
- a CDS encoding ABC transporter ATP-binding protein: MQKETKRISLEVSNLTKKIGETPILNNLSFWLPEGAIVGFLGQNGAGKTTTLKAISNIIPRDDGIISVAGNPLEKKDRDKVMFLPDTPLVYPVLTGHEYLSFMSDLLNHDLEDYTYYLQLLKLNDSIHKRVSEYSLGMKKKLSLIPFLLKKPKILLLDEFFSGIDPISIRDIKLVLQKYVSEGNSILLSTHQLDAAQTICDYIIIIDKGRVVSTTTATKKIVDEDGSLEDYFVKSIHKK, translated from the coding sequence ATGCAAAAAGAAACGAAAAGAATCTCTTTGGAAGTATCTAATTTAACGAAAAAAATTGGAGAAACTCCTATATTAAATAATCTGTCGTTCTGGCTTCCGGAAGGTGCTATTGTTGGATTTCTCGGGCAAAATGGAGCTGGTAAAACAACAACACTGAAAGCCATTAGTAACATTATCCCAAGGGATGATGGCATCATTTCGGTAGCAGGTAATCCGCTTGAAAAGAAGGATAGAGACAAGGTTATGTTTTTACCAGATACACCGTTAGTCTACCCTGTCTTGACTGGACACGAATACCTTTCGTTTATGAGTGACTTATTGAACCATGATTTAGAAGATTACACCTATTATTTACAACTGTTAAAGCTTAACGATTCGATTCATAAAAGGGTTTCTGAATACTCATTAGGCATGAAGAAGAAGCTTTCTTTAATTCCTTTTCTACTAAAGAAACCTAAAATTCTTCTATTGGATGAATTCTTCTCTGGAATTGATCCAATCAGCATTAGAGACATAAAACTAGTGTTGCAGAAGTATGTTTCTGAAGGGAATAGTATCCTTTTATCAACTCATCAATTAGATGCTGCTCAAACTATTTGTGATTACATAATTATTATCGATAAAGGAAGAGTTGTATCAACAACTACGGCAACGAAGAAAATAGTAGATGAGGATGGCAGTTTGGAAGATTATTTTGTCAAAAGTATTCATAAAAAGTAA
- a CDS encoding stage II sporulation protein M — protein sequence MKYFRSMKVLLIISICLFVVTFSIGFLTGDYLQLIGSQDQLEKPDPGMGLTFDLFVNNLFVCLILMSGIFLFSIPTFFLLMLNGFFLGTGVKSLLLIGLDIQEVLLKLLPHAIFEVVGFLISASIGLLGLTFYFNSKKELTFIKKGLISVFFLILAAAFIEGFITAAL from the coding sequence ATGAAATATTTTAGAAGCATGAAAGTACTGTTGATTATATCTATCTGTTTGTTTGTCGTTACCTTTTCAATTGGGTTTCTAACGGGAGATTATCTGCAATTAATAGGCAGTCAAGATCAGCTGGAGAAACCGGACCCAGGTATGGGCTTAACGTTTGATTTGTTTGTTAATAACCTATTCGTTTGTCTTATTTTAATGTCAGGAATATTCCTGTTTAGCATTCCTACCTTTTTTCTTTTAATGTTAAATGGTTTCTTTCTAGGTACTGGAGTGAAAAGTTTGCTTCTCATTGGATTAGATATACAAGAAGTTTTATTGAAATTACTGCCACATGCAATCTTCGAGGTGGTTGGTTTTCTCATTTCGGCAAGCATCGGATTACTTGGACTTACCTTTTATTTTAACTCTAAGAAGGAGTTGACATTTATTAAAAAAGGTCTCATAAGCGTTTTTTTCTTAATATTAGCAGCTGCTTTTATAGAAGGATTTATTACGGCTGCCTTGTAA
- a CDS encoding response regulator transcription factor produces the protein MKKLLIVDDHEAVGVGTKAIIEQLENIDISLASTESEIEAVLRSSTFDLVLMDMHLPGKNGLEWMKEIKAKHPETRVIMYTGLDVESHFNLCVDMGADGVISKNSSSEQIRLAVQSAFQGYILMPLELMKKIRVYRNGANEAAETTALTDREQQILIEVVKGTTNLEIAELLFLSQRSVERDLSSIYRKLRVASRVEAVEKALKEKLVPEIIIK, from the coding sequence ATGAAAAAATTATTAATAGTAGATGATCATGAAGCGGTAGGAGTGGGAACGAAGGCCATTATTGAACAATTAGAGAATATTGATATTTCACTTGCAAGCACAGAAAGTGAAATTGAGGCTGTTCTTCGTTCTAGTACGTTTGATTTAGTGTTAATGGATATGCATCTTCCAGGGAAAAACGGATTGGAATGGATGAAAGAGATAAAAGCAAAGCATCCAGAAACAAGAGTGATTATGTATACAGGTCTAGATGTAGAATCTCATTTCAATCTATGTGTCGACATGGGAGCAGATGGAGTAATCAGCAAGAATAGTTCGAGTGAACAAATACGTTTGGCTGTTCAATCCGCCTTCCAAGGGTATATTCTGATGCCATTAGAATTAATGAAGAAAATAAGAGTCTATCGAAATGGTGCTAACGAAGCCGCCGAAACTACAGCCCTAACGGATCGAGAGCAACAAATATTAATAGAAGTAGTAAAAGGAACAACAAATTTAGAAATTGCTGAATTGCTGTTTTTGAGTCAACGGTCCGTAGAGCGAGACTTGAGTAGTATTTACAGAAAGCTAAGAGTCGCCTCAAGAGTAGAAGCAGTCGAAAAAGCGTTAAAAGAAAAGTTAGTTCCAGAAATCATTATTAAATAA
- a CDS encoding ATP-binding protein: MFTSISLAIILLAFLKRKVSQTKYEKRINVMAHTLLVSVIPFICFYLIPDLLVKASILPLEIALLFLLLIPITLLYVLVTDNYYFAKLTINKLLYYFFVAVILAFLSVVVILVFGSHKVDGFTVVQLYGSLLFVSMVFMFIKETVDRRLRNRLFSNRTFYLESLTKLNALIRTENNRERILKIIELEIKDVLGMRDVKIEQTQKQSNETEDPLLEKKFIRFEIGSEGPTHYVIIGRIPGRRKLSSIEEDWVIVVNSYLTIKLENLKKVEEVVSELQEQANQKENTQWIEHLFFNWAEKERMNLALDLHDTVLQEMILHRRQLERHRIELEKDSMHKQFHIHQVKQLEENTEDMISITREALQELQPPDERLMDLEKIVRSFIENKILRSSYEIDLDYYVSRPLSTQMFRTVYRLVQELVNNGIKHAEGTKMAVRIVGVGDELYLYYDDNGKGFDNIEDLHKDGHFGIFGMKQRVSAKGGTIAIENKETTGLKIEITLPIQ, from the coding sequence TTGTTCACATCGATTTCTCTGGCGATCATTCTCTTAGCCTTTTTGAAGCGTAAAGTTTCACAAACGAAATATGAAAAAAGAATCAATGTCATGGCCCATACTTTGCTCGTTAGTGTCATTCCATTTATCTGTTTTTACTTAATTCCAGATCTATTAGTGAAAGCATCTATTTTGCCACTCGAGATAGCCTTATTATTCTTGTTGTTGATTCCGATCACGTTGCTGTATGTACTTGTGACAGACAATTACTATTTTGCTAAGCTAACAATTAATAAGTTGTTATATTATTTCTTTGTTGCCGTTATATTGGCATTCCTAAGTGTTGTTGTTATTTTGGTTTTTGGATCTCATAAAGTAGATGGTTTCACGGTTGTTCAATTATATGGTAGTTTATTGTTCGTTTCGATGGTCTTCATGTTTATCAAGGAAACGGTAGATAGAAGGCTGCGAAATCGGCTTTTTTCGAATCGAACCTTTTACTTAGAAAGCCTTACGAAGCTAAATGCTCTCATTCGGACGGAAAACAATCGAGAACGTATTTTGAAAATTATTGAACTTGAAATAAAGGATGTTCTCGGAATGCGAGACGTGAAGATTGAACAAACTCAAAAGCAATCTAACGAAACAGAAGATCCTCTCTTGGAAAAGAAATTCATTCGTTTTGAAATTGGCAGTGAAGGACCGACTCATTACGTTATCATCGGAAGGATTCCAGGCCGAAGAAAATTAAGCAGTATTGAAGAAGATTGGGTGATAGTGGTCAATTCGTATTTGACGATCAAGCTTGAAAATCTAAAAAAAGTGGAAGAAGTTGTTTCGGAGCTACAAGAACAAGCGAATCAGAAGGAAAATACTCAATGGATCGAACATTTATTTTTTAATTGGGCAGAAAAGGAAAGAATGAATCTAGCTCTCGATCTTCATGATACGGTATTGCAAGAAATGATCTTGCATAGAAGGCAGCTAGAGCGCCATCGTATCGAGTTGGAAAAGGATTCCATGCACAAGCAGTTTCATATTCACCAAGTTAAGCAATTAGAAGAGAATACAGAGGATATGATCTCGATTACTAGAGAAGCGTTGCAAGAACTTCAGCCACCTGATGAGAGGCTGATGGACTTAGAGAAAATAGTAAGAAGTTTCATTGAAAATAAAATATTGCGGTCATCCTATGAAATTGATCTTGATTACTATGTGAGTAGGCCTCTTTCGACTCAAATGTTTCGAACGGTTTATCGACTCGTCCAAGAGTTGGTCAACAACGGAATCAAACATGCGGAAGGTACGAAGATGGCTGTACGAATTGTTGGAGTAGGGGATGAATTATATCTTTACTATGATGATAATGGTAAGGGTTTTGATAACATAGAGGATTTGCATAAGGATGGACACTTTGGGATTTTCGGGATGAAGCAACGCGTCTCAGCTAAAGGTGGCACAATCGCAATTGAAAATAAAGAAACGACTGGGTTGAAGATTGAAATAACTCTTCCCATACAGTAG
- the comX gene encoding competence pheromone ComX: MQEIIQYIMENPDLIEKVKAGTVQMVGLTIEENELLREVFQSNTIVDAAIRKAWRN; the protein is encoded by the coding sequence ATGCAGGAAATCATTCAGTATATCATGGAAAATCCAGACTTAATTGAAAAAGTAAAAGCAGGGACCGTTCAAATGGTCGGTTTGACCATTGAAGAAAATGAACTACTAAGAGAGGTCTTTCAATCGAACACGATTGTAGATGCAGCGATTAGAAAAGCTTGGAGAAATTAA
- a CDS encoding polyprenyl synthetase family protein — protein sequence MCKKKVVIKELFRNSKIEEKLTSFDLDQMIEEVSSRSFFFSEWMFAHIEGVSELDERHEQLGAIIDLIIYLTDQLDDIQDGDIKDEKGLIMNRAFMLLPLTLSLLDELSFPSLVVTKIKDICCQSLIESANGQALDLSNSVKDEADYHKMASQKSGALFNLAGSTGAIAAGIENEQVLDQIKLYSGYLGTIAQIYNDIDAIYEIDTHTDLQNKRMIFPVLYMMHDRDSLIGRYYSSKLTYRQLLSFKDEVISEFENKGAIPFCHFYIKKSEKNFIQAVKQTPVYSHNINHLVRYIERMS from the coding sequence ATGTGCAAAAAGAAGGTGGTCATAAAGGAATTATTTAGGAATAGTAAGATCGAAGAAAAGCTAACTTCCTTTGATCTTGATCAAATGATAGAAGAGGTAAGCTCGCGATCGTTTTTCTTTAGTGAGTGGATGTTTGCTCATATAGAAGGAGTTTCAGAACTTGATGAGAGGCATGAACAGCTTGGTGCGATCATTGATTTAATCATTTATTTAACAGATCAGTTAGATGATATACAAGATGGCGACATTAAGGATGAGAAAGGTTTAATCATGAATAGAGCATTTATGCTACTTCCATTGACTTTATCCTTGCTTGATGAGCTTTCGTTTCCTTCTTTAGTCGTAACGAAGATTAAAGATATTTGCTGTCAGTCGTTGATAGAGTCTGCTAATGGACAGGCACTAGACTTGAGTAATTCGGTAAAAGATGAAGCGGATTATCATAAGATGGCTTCACAAAAGTCCGGAGCGCTTTTCAACCTTGCTGGTTCTACTGGAGCAATTGCTGCAGGTATTGAGAATGAACAAGTACTAGATCAAATCAAACTGTACTCTGGCTATCTTGGGACAATTGCCCAAATTTATAATGATATAGATGCCATCTATGAAATCGATACACATACGGATCTTCAAAATAAAAGGATGATATTTCCTGTCCTTTATATGATGCATGATCGCGATAGTTTAATAGGGAGGTACTATTCTTCTAAGCTGACGTATCGTCAACTTCTGAGTTTCAAAGACGAAGTGATTAGCGAATTTGAAAATAAAGGTGCGATCCCATTTTGTCATTTTTATATTAAAAAAAGCGAGAAGAACTTTATCCAAGCCGTTAAGCAAACCCCAGTATACTCACACAACATTAATCATTTAGTACGTTATATCGAAAGGATGAGTTAA
- a CDS encoding glycine betaine ABC transporter substrate-binding protein, with protein MLKKLVGITSAVALTLGLAACGGEETSGTSETSSVGEQFDHTIVGIDPGAGIMNLTINEVVPEYGLEDWNIVEGSGAAMTAALKRAYDNEEPIIVTGWSPHWKFAAFDLKYLDDPKGVYGGAEDVHTIARQGLQEDHPEGYQLLDQFNWGPEHLETVMNLIQEGQNPSDAAAQWASENEELVSTWTEGVNEVDGEELTLLYVAWDDVIASSHVVEYALESIGFDVDLVQVDAGPMWAGIASGSGDAMVGAWLPTTHADYYAEYEGQFEDLGSNLTGTKLGLVVPAYMDVESIEDLVE; from the coding sequence ATGTTAAAAAAATTAGTAGGAATCACATCCGCAGTAGCACTAACGTTAGGGTTAGCTGCATGTGGAGGAGAAGAAACAAGTGGTACATCGGAAACAAGTTCTGTAGGGGAGCAGTTTGATCACACGATCGTAGGAATTGACCCTGGTGCAGGAATTATGAATCTAACAATCAATGAAGTAGTACCTGAATACGGTCTTGAAGATTGGAACATCGTCGAGGGTTCGGGTGCTGCAATGACTGCCGCTTTAAAGAGAGCTTATGACAATGAGGAGCCAATTATTGTAACAGGCTGGAGTCCACACTGGAAATTTGCAGCTTTTGACTTAAAATACTTAGATGATCCAAAAGGCGTTTATGGTGGAGCTGAAGATGTCCACACAATTGCTCGTCAAGGATTACAAGAAGATCACCCTGAAGGTTATCAGCTTCTTGATCAATTTAATTGGGGACCGGAACACTTAGAAACAGTTATGAACTTAATTCAAGAAGGTCAAAACCCAAGTGACGCTGCAGCCCAATGGGCAAGCGAAAATGAAGAGTTAGTTAGTACGTGGACGGAAGGAGTAAACGAGGTTGACGGTGAAGAGTTAACACTTCTTTATGTAGCATGGGATGATGTAATTGCTAGCTCACACGTTGTCGAATATGCACTTGAAAGCATCGGATTTGATGTTGATTTGGTACAAGTTGACGCAGGTCCAATGTGGGCTGGAATTGCAAGTGGTAGTGGTGATGCAATGGTAGGTGCGTGGTTGCCAACAACGCATGCGGATTACTACGCTGAATATGAAGGTCAGTTTGAAGACTTAGGTTCAAACTTAACTGGAACGAAGCTAGGGTTAGTAGTGCCTGCTTATATGGATGTTGAGTCGATTGAGGATTTAGTGGAGTAG
- a CDS encoding ABC transporter permease, whose protein sequence is MINSFGGLFDGISTGIRFFVEGIVSGLGFIPSIILMILVSLLAWKVCNNRIAIFAFAGLFLIDNLGYWGQMLETLALVLTAVLISIVIGIPVGIWASQSERARQVITPILDLMQTMPAFVYLLPAIFFFSIGVVPGVIASVIFSMPPTIRLTILGIKQVPADLIEATEAFGSTTKQKLVKVQLPLAMPTILAGINQSIMLALSMVVIASMVGAPGLGTEVYRAVTQIRTGAGFEAGLAIVIMAILLDRLTQNIGKKKQGGTV, encoded by the coding sequence ATGATTAATTCGTTTGGCGGATTGTTTGATGGAATTTCGACTGGTATTAGGTTTTTCGTAGAAGGAATCGTTTCAGGTTTAGGTTTTATCCCTTCGATTATTTTAATGATTCTTGTCAGTTTACTAGCTTGGAAGGTTTGTAATAATAGAATTGCGATATTTGCATTCGCGGGGCTTTTTCTAATTGATAATCTAGGTTACTGGGGACAAATGCTAGAGACGTTAGCGCTCGTGTTGACGGCGGTATTGATTTCAATCGTCATTGGAATCCCAGTTGGTATTTGGGCATCACAAAGTGAACGAGCACGACAAGTGATTACGCCGATCTTAGACTTGATGCAAACGATGCCGGCTTTTGTCTACTTATTACCAGCAATCTTTTTCTTTAGTATTGGTGTTGTACCGGGCGTTATTGCATCGGTTATCTTCTCAATGCCACCAACGATTCGTCTAACGATTCTTGGAATTAAGCAAGTGCCAGCTGATTTAATTGAGGCAACAGAAGCATTTGGTTCAACAACGAAACAAAAGCTCGTCAAAGTTCAACTGCCTTTAGCTATGCCAACGATTTTGGCTGGGATTAACCAAAGCATCATGCTTGCTTTATCAATGGTTGTCATCGCATCGATGGTTGGTGCTCCTGGACTTGGAACAGAAGTCTATCGTGCTGTGACACAAATTCGAACAGGTGCAGGGTTTGAAGCTGGTTTAGCGATCGTCATTATGGCTATTTTACTAGACCGCCTCACTCAAAATATAGGAAAGAAAAAACAAGGGGGAACTGTGTAA
- the proV gene encoding glycine betaine/L-proline ABC transporter ATP-binding protein ProV, with translation MKKMEENIKIKVSDVTKIFGKSSKKAIQLTKEGKSKEEILKETGSTVGVNRASFEVKSGEIFVIMGLSGSGKSTLVRMLNRLIDPTMGQVQIDGKDIVKLSKEELREVRRKKISMVFQKFALFPHKTVLENTEYGLEIQGVEKADRSEKALEALELVGLKGYENQYPDQLSGGMQQRVGLARALANDPDVLLMDEAFSALDPLIRKDMQDELLELQSTMEKTIVFITHDLDEALRIGDRIALMKDGNIVQIGTPEEILMNPSNEYVERFVEDVDLAKVLTAQHVMKRAETVQIDKGPRVALKLMKGLGISSIYVVDKQQKLLGAITAKDTSKAAERNESIEAYLDKEINVVQTDTVLIDLFDKVSTSTIPVAVTDENNRLKGILIRGAVIGALAGNEQYINEVSEPEVPLAKEVM, from the coding sequence GTGAAAAAAATGGAGGAAAACATAAAAATAAAAGTTAGTGATGTGACCAAGATCTTTGGAAAATCATCAAAGAAGGCGATACAGCTAACGAAAGAAGGAAAATCCAAGGAAGAAATTTTAAAGGAAACAGGTTCAACGGTTGGGGTTAACCGAGCGTCCTTTGAAGTGAAGTCAGGTGAGATCTTTGTCATCATGGGATTATCCGGAAGTGGAAAATCGACGTTAGTACGAATGCTTAATCGTCTGATTGACCCGACAATGGGGCAAGTTCAAATTGATGGAAAAGATATCGTGAAGTTGAGCAAGGAAGAATTAAGGGAAGTAAGAAGAAAGAAAATTAGTATGGTCTTTCAAAAGTTTGCCTTGTTCCCTCACAAAACGGTGCTTGAAAACACGGAGTATGGGTTAGAGATTCAAGGTGTTGAAAAGGCTGATCGAAGTGAAAAGGCATTAGAAGCATTAGAGTTAGTTGGACTTAAAGGTTATGAAAATCAATATCCTGATCAACTAAGTGGTGGAATGCAGCAACGTGTGGGGCTTGCGAGAGCGCTGGCAAATGATCCTGATGTTCTTTTAATGGATGAAGCCTTTAGTGCATTGGATCCTTTAATTCGAAAAGATATGCAGGATGAGTTGCTAGAATTACAATCTACGATGGAAAAAACGATTGTCTTCATTACCCACGATTTAGATGAGGCGCTACGGATCGGTGACAGAATCGCTCTTATGAAGGATGGAAACATCGTACAAATTGGAACACCGGAAGAAATATTAATGAACCCTTCTAATGAATATGTCGAGAGGTTCGTAGAGGATGTTGATCTTGCGAAAGTCCTTACGGCGCAACATGTCATGAAGCGTGCGGAGACGGTTCAAATTGATAAAGGTCCTCGTGTTGCTCTGAAACTAATGAAGGGCTTAGGAATCTCTTCAATCTATGTCGTCGATAAGCAGCAAAAACTTCTCGGTGCCATTACCGCAAAAGACACGTCAAAAGCAGCTGAGAGAAATGAGTCGATCGAGGCTTACTTGGACAAGGAGATCAATGTCGTTCAAACAGACACGGTTTTAATCGACTTATTTGATAAAGTGTCCACATCAACGATCCCGGTTGCGGTGACAGATGAGAATAACCGATTAAAAGGAATTCTCATTAGAGGTGCGGTGATTGGTGCTCTTGCAGGGAACGAACAGTATATTAATGAAGTTAGTGAACCAGAAGTACCGTTAGCTAAGGAGGTGATGTAA